A stretch of DNA from Vanacampus margaritifer isolate UIUO_Vmar chromosome 1, RoL_Vmar_1.0, whole genome shotgun sequence:
GTGCACAAAGATGGAGGAAGAGCCCTCACTGGTACCACCTCAGTCCACAACAACAGTGCAAACCACTTACTATCGCGCCCACCGATCAGCTGACCCTTTCGCTGACTGCAGTCCGAGACTCCACGGTTTCCTCTCGGCTGGGACAGGGAACAGCAGATGGGGGTACTATGTCTCTGAGCTCCCTGCCCTCGCCCGCTGCCTCCGAATCCACCCGGAGCCGAGCCCTGCCTTCTGCCCCAGACACGAGGCCGACACCGTCTTCCGTCCCTGTTCTTCCGGGAGGATCGGAGCGCATTGAGCTGGGAGGCCTCGCAGTGCTGTTTGAACCCCCAGTTGTCTCTCTGCTTTCTGAGATCAGTCCTGTTTCCGTTCTGGGACCCACCTCCACGCTGCGAGTAGGGTGGGTGGTGCTCAGGTCTTGAGGCTGCTCGCTCTGCTGAGCAGAGACTAGGTTGGGTCTAATGGCCACGTGGAGAGACAGTTGTGGCGTGTGGGGCCTTGGCAGCTGTGGTTGAATCTGCTGAAAATGGAGTGGCGCTTGAGCCTGTGGGGGCCTGAACTGTGAAAGAGAGTGTCTGCTTTGTGGTCTGCTTTGAATGTGAAGTTGTTGTTGCAAAGGCGGGCTTATCTGTGTCTGAGTGGACAATAATTGGGTTTGGACAGGTGGCCTGGACTGGTGTTGTAAATGGGTTTGGGCCGTGGTTCTGGGCTGAATTTGCAACTCAGCTGCATGGTGGGTCCTGGTCTGAGTTTGGAATTGAGGACGTGGGTGAGTCTCTAAGAGGGGTCTGGATTGAGTTTGAGGTTGGAGTGTTACTGGGGACTGGGCTTGTGGATGAGGATTCCTTGTCTGAGGGGGCTGGACCTGCGAGAGTGACGGAGGTGGAGCATCGTGAACTGCAAGATGACTTTTGTGTTGGACTGAGGGTGGTGTTTTTTGGGGGCGTGGCTGAAGAGGGGGATGACTGATGGGGGAGGACTGAGTAATTGGAAGTTGAGAAGGGGCTTGGCTCTGACCTGGATACGAAGTCTGGACTGCTAACAGGGGGCAGGGTTGAGGTGAGGAGTGTGACAGGGGAGGTGGTTTGGGGACTGTGGATTGGGAATCATGTAGCTCAGTTTTGGGTCGAGACTGGCTGGAGGGTCCATATGCTGGATGAGGATGGTCCAAAGGAGAGCTCTGTTGGTGGCGATGATGATGGCGATGATGGtgatggtggtgatgatgatgtttgTGTGGTGAGCGCTCCTTCCTTTTGTGGCTTTTGGAAGGGCTTGTGCTACTACTACTGCTGCTACTCCTTCCTCCTTTTCCTCCCTTTTCCTCAACGTCTTCACTCACTTCCTCCTCTCGACTTTCTGTTGTTCCACTCTTCTCCTTGTGTTTCCTCCCTTTGTGCATTTTATGTCCATGTGAGTGACTTTCTTGGGAAGCAGAAGGCTGCCTCTGGGATTGGGACTGGCTCTCCTCTAAAGAGGCAAGGTGAACCTGGGAAGTTTGTGTTGGTTCCTTCGGACCGGCCTCTCCCTCGGGAGGTTCCATTCTTCCAGGAGGTTCTGTGGTGCTAGGTCCCGGAGTCTGAACTTTCTCCCTCTCCTCAATTGTCTCTCTCGTTTTGCGTTTTTTGATCGGCAGGGCTGTTTCCTGGACAACAGGTTTGATGGAAGACTCCTTGGTGGCTCTGCGCTTGGCCTCAGCGGCCATGATGGCGGCAGCGGCGTAGCCCCCTGCTGCTGACATACCGGAGGTTGTTGCTGACAAGGAAGATGCCGTGGCAGATGTCGCTGCAGCTGAAGCCAAGGCTGGTTTCCTGCCACGCTTTTTGGGTGTGGTCTGCAGGGGGGCAGGAAGATGCTGTTCTGATTTCCTCTTCCTGCCCGGACGAGACGGCAGGGTGGGAGATGACACCTGAAAGGGAGTCACCACGCCCACAAGTAACACTAtttctttgaaataacacattcTAACACTAACATGCTATTAATATCCTCGACGATATGCAGCGTTCCTGAGAACACCACACCGTCGCACCTTTGACGTGGTGGATGTGGTCTCACTGATGGACTCCACCTTGCTGTATGGCATCTTGACCAACAGTTTTCCAGGAGATTTCTCAACGACGCGCTTCATGGCCACACCCTCCGTAGCCTGACGCATCTTCCCACTGCCTAAATGTAGAACATACACACAAGCCACCACCAACTTTGTGTTTGATCCATACATACACAGTACATTCTgtaaagtaaatttgactctatttggaGTAGGACCAAAtaaactcagttttagagtaggcacATTTTTACACTGGGAAGTAGGGCTGCTCgcttatggaaaaaataataatcacaattattttggtaataattgaaatcaagattattcaaaacgattatttttttgttcaaaacaagaaaatgtttaaacatttgaaaatattaagacatccatccatctattttcttaacaaataaaattattagaaagactataattatgtaaattatttttggaccaaacagaatttataaaaatatatattatttttccattcatctatccattactcttctgccgcttatccgaggtcgggtcgcgggggcagaagctttagcagggaagcccagacttccctctctcgctcttccagcggtgttcccaggccagccgagagacatagtctctccagcgtgtcctgggacATGCCGGAAACACCTCTacagggaggcatccaggaggcatccgaaccagatgctgcaccgatccgcctgtcgatctcccgctccatcctgccctcactcgtgaacaagaccccaagatacttgaacttctccacttggggcaggatctcatccccgacccggagagggcacgccacccttttcgaACTGAgaaccatggtctcggatttggaggtgctgttcttcatcccaaccgcttgacactcggctgtgaactgctccagtgagagttggagatcacagcttgaacagcaccacatcatctgcaaaaagcagagatgcaatgctgaggccaccaaactgcccccccccccaatgccactgttgcgcctagaaattctgtccataaaagttatgaccAGAATCGGTGATAAAGGGCAGCCCTGGTGGAGTCCAAttctcactggaaacaaatccgacttactgccggcaatgcggaccaaactcttgacaccggtcgtacagggaccgaacagcccgtatcaaggGGCTCGGTACCCAGTATTCtcaaagcaccccccacagggcTCCCCGAGGGACATAGTCAAATGCCTTCTCAAAATCTACAagacacatgtagactggttgggcgaactcccaggcaccctcaaagaccctgccgagggtgtagagctggtccactgttccacggccgggacaaaaaccacactgttccttctgaatccgagattcgacttcccgacggaccctcctctccagcacccctgaatagaccttaccagggaggctgaggagtgtgatccgtctatagttggaacacacacTACAGTCCCCCTGCTTAAAAAGGgtgaccaccaccccggtctgccaatccagaggcgtgtcaaccacgacagccccacaacatccagagcctttaggatctcatccacccccggggtcctgccaccgaggagctttccaaccacctcagtgacttcaaccccagcgataggagagcccacctcagagtctccagactctgcttcctaaaaggaagacgtgtcggtgcAATTGAGGAGGACTTCGAAGTACTCTGCCCACCGATTCACAACGTCCCGAGTCAAGGTCAGtagcaccccatctccaagatacacagtgttaatggtgcactgctttcctcttctGAGACACCGGagggtggaccagaatttcctcacaGCCGtctggaagtcgttttccatggcctcacctaactcctcccatgtccgagtttttgcctcagtgaCTGTCGAAACCGCGTTCCACTTGGCCAGCCAGTACCTGTCAGTTCCCTCCGGaatcccacaggccaaaaaggcccgatagactccttcttcagcttgacggcatcccttcgGGGTTCGAAGATTGCGGCCACAAAAGGCACCGACCCCCTTATGGCCACAGCTttgatcggccgcctcaacaatggaggcgcgaAACATGGCCCACTCTGACTCAATGTCACCCACCACCCCCGGGACAAGGGCATTGagactctttctgacaggggattgcgccagacgttcccagcaaaccctcacaatacgtttgggtctgccaggtctgACTGGCATCTTTCCCCCACCATCGgtgccaacacaccaccaggtggtgatcagttgacagctccgcccctcttttcacccgagtgtccaaaacatgcggccgcaaatccgatgacacgactacgaAGTCGATCATTGAACAGCGACCTTGGGTGTCCTGGTgtcaagtgcacatatggacacccctatgtttgaacatggtgttcgctATGGACAATCCGTGACAAGCATAGAAGTCCAATaccaaaacaccactcgggttctgatcgggggggatcagaacccgagtggtgttttggtATTGGACTTCTATGCTTGTCTAATCGGTGGGATCAGAACCCAAGTGGTGTTTTGGTATTAGACTTCTATGCTTGTCACGaattgtccataacgaacaccattcgttcctcccaatcacgcccctccaggtctcactgtcattgcccacgtgagcgttgaattTCCCCGGcggaacgagggagtccccagtaGGAGCGCTTTCCAgtacaccctccaaggactccaaaaagggtgggtactttGAACTACTGTTTGATGCgtatgcacaaacaacagtcaggacccgtccccccacccgaaggcggagggaggctagcCTCTCGTCTACGGGGgtgaaccccaacgtacaggcacCAAGCCGGGGGGCAATCAGTATGcacacacctgctctgcgcctctcaccgtgggcaactccagagtggaagagagtccagccccCTCTCAAGAGGATTAGTACCAGAGCCCATGCCTTGTCTGGAggagagtccgactatatctagtcggaatttctctgcctcacacaccagctcgggctccttcccatccagagaggtgacatttgatgtcccaagagctagcttctgtagccgggATCAGACCGCCAAAGTTCCCGCCTTTGGACTGCCACCCAGCTCGCTACGCACCCAACTACTTTGATCCCTcctacaggtggtgagcccataggAAGGGGGACCCATGCTGCCTTTTTGGGCTatgcccggccgggccccatgggtgaAGGGCCGGTCACCAGATGCTCGCCTTCGCGCCCCACCTCCagtatattatttatgttagcaAACATTTGAAGTTGGGGTGCAGCGTGTGCAGTATGGCTTGTGGCGTGCAAGCTCGTTTTGACATGGGTGTGTAATGAAAGAACTCATGTAGGTGTGtttcaaaacaactcaaaattaatattataaGGCTTCAGCTATCGAATAATTTAGTATTcggatatcctactgaaaattctagcgAATAATAGTATTcggatagaaataaaaatatacctgtatatactttcttggttaaagaacaaatataaatacagaagacaaaaaacacatttgtatgtaataattaacaaccaaatggttttcatttttagaaaatccctttttttttgttttacctaaACTCTGCTTGTCAGCAAACTATTTCCCTCTGAAACAGTGACATTTTGAACAAATCCCTCCCCAGAGATTTTGGTCAATGGAACTAAAGTGACGTCAGACCCACAATAGTGATTTTGTCGgctaaataaatagcacatttgagtaagcctggtttAATAATAAGTGATCAGTAAGAACGGCAAATTagtcaggctgtcagcatcaaagtatgcacagtccattaatccattttctgaaccgctaatCTTCACGAAGATCGCAGGCGCGCTGGAGCTTACCTCAGCTGTCTACGGGCTGTAGTATTtacgcctttgaaaagtaatcagaCGGCTGGAGTACTTTACCGCTGCTAGCTAGCGTGGCTAGCTTTCTGCTTGATGTTGGTAACCCGCTGTTAGCTAGCAGTCATAGCTAAACGCTGGCAACAGGCATCgtacaatacaatgtcagcataaTTATGTCAGCACTCTTAACTGGAGCGTAACGTGACTTGAGGACTGTGTGTTACTGACGTCTGTCGCAACAGTTTGGGGCACTTATATTGCTGcaattttgtaatcgtggagGGTAATAATCGAAATCGTAATTGAATTTccattaattgcacagccctactgggaagagagtaaaataaagaattggggaaaaaagtcactcaagggttgaaaaACGAACTCCCAACCTTCAACTTGGGAGAATGCCACACTGTCatctgagctatgcccctcctactgtttactTATCTCCAAGATCAAAATCCGagatcaaaaacaaaatgtttggtcTCGTGCAGTTAGAAAAATTCCAACCGATAagagcaatatactaacacacagcaggagctgcgtgtcTCAGTAAGTAAATCAGCTATTTCTCAACCTGAAGGTTGTAAGTTTGTTCCTCaatccttgagtgacttttattttattttttctttcagttctttattttactcccttccaatgtaaatattactctaaaactgagtctatttggtcccacagagtcaaatttactctacagaatttagtGTGTACATTGAACTTTGTACACCACCACCATTGTATACCTTTGGGCCTTCCACGGCCTCTACCAGATGGTTTGACCAATTTTGGTGTCTTGGGAGGTTTCTTCTCACGGCGTGAGGGGCTTCCACGTCCAGTCACGGTGAAGTCAAAATCGTTGGGGTCAGTCGTGGTGTCACCGACCTTCTGGAAGTAAGCGATGAGCTCCACCTTGGACCGGAAGGCCTTTCCCTCCGAGCTTTGCCGCAAAACAAAAGCTCATGGCTCATGCGCACAATAACAGGATGGACGCAACGTGTTTACAGTGGACCGTACTTGATCAGGTAGACGTCAAACTTTCCTGCGGAGCGTCCGGACTTCCTCTGTTTGAGTTTGCGGGTCCAGCCTACAGGCAGCGAGGGGTCGTTGTACAGCGGTCCTCGATCTCGGATAATGGAGCGCCGCTGCCTGGGGGATCCTGCAGACTCGCTGCCAGGCGGCGCTTGCGAGGGCCCCGCCTCTGGCTCTGAAGACTACCAGAGAGGCACCGACATACTTCACAACCCTGTTTCATAATCAAATTTGTGTTGGCTTCGCCTTCACTCACCGAGGTTTGTGACTCCACCCCTGACGGGGGTAAAGGCTCCTGAGAGACGGCCACCTGTCCAACATGGCGCCGTTCCTTGCGAGCCTTCTTAGTCGTACCGTGTGACCGTTCTCTCTCCTCCTGCCCCTCTGGTGCCGCCTCTCTGTTAAAAACAGATGACATCATTAATGACATCACTGATGACGTTACACATAGATGAATTAGTGAATTCTACTTGAATATGTGATGCGACTTAAATCAGTGACAAAAACTGCTTAATGATTTTCTCTACACTAATCACTATTTGCTCTTTTAGTTTCCTTCTCTGAAGACAAGGTTTTCAAGTGCATCTTCAAGATAGCAAAAACATGATAAATACACAGTGGTCAAGTGATCTCATTCTaaccactttttgtttttgtcatgacaCCTATTCCAAAAGGAGCAGCCTAAAAAAGGCCGTTTAAGAGTGggtgagaaaaaatatatacagaggGAGTGACATCACATTCAAAGCTGCGTCTGCATACTCGTCCTACCCCATTTTGAAAGCTGGCTACACTcgtttttacttttaacaaCTTTTACTTGACACATTAATTTTATGCTTTAAGTGTGTCATGAATGTAAAGTTACAGTATATTGCTTAATTATTAACAGTGGTTAACATATTTTTACACTTTCCCTCCAATCTCACATGATATCCGCCAGCAACAAATTTTCTATTCTAGTCTCTCAATCCAGGGTTGTCAGCTGTCACTCCAAGCTATGGCAGCCAACGTTATTATAGTTAACggaaactaacaaaataacaaaacaaaacaaaaagaattatatataaaagaaaattcacaaatcaaaataaaaacaaaaatgctttaaaaaaaaaaaaaaaactaactgaaactacatctcACATTTGTTAAACTAAGCCAAACTAGaattgcagcaaaaaaaaagtttttaacaaGCCACCCAAATGTTAATTGACAATCTTTTAGCTTCTGCTGATGCATCAATCAGTGGTCGGACATTAAGTGACGCAATGACATCACATGCAGCTACTGATTGCCATACAACTTCACACAAGAGCTGCGCACTCTCATGCTTCTTTAGGGAGGGCAGAGGCTACATGTAACAggaagtcatttttaacatgcaTACCTGCtaggaatttgattttttttttctctcccccttCTTGTATTGAGCctcagctttttttctttctttttttactactgtagaagtgaaatgaaaaacaatgtaCTTGTCTCTGTTGGTCTCCCTGTGCTTACATTGTTCAATGTGGGCGGGTGAAAATCCATCTGCATGGATTCATGTACACTGGAACATCTGAAGTCACTGGTCAAAGAATTTAGATTATAGTAGAGCAGCATTGAAGGGTACTTCATTTAACTTAATATTTATTGTAGAgttatcaacaacaacaaataactaATGGACAACTATTTGAATAATCGAGTATTCATTGTGTAATGAAATGTTAATGTAgcgtagggctgctcgattatgaagaaaatattaatcacgattaatttggtaataattgcaatCACGATTAagacaataattgttttttggtacaaaacaagaaaatgtttaaacatgtaaaaaatattaagacaaatacatttctttgaaacactataatatgcaagttccttttggaccaaacaagatttattaaattagtcattttaaaataaaaaaggtgcaaatatatacatttaaacaactcaaaatttgtaataataatcttttatttttgtttatgattaagccgattttgtaattgtggagtgtaatatttaaaattgaattttgattaattacacaGCCCTCGTTTTGTGTCCATAATGTTTAACTTGAACTTAAATTGTAACTAATAAACTTAaacaattgtccaaatccttttccagcctctcaacagtaattattcagatttctgtagtccttcatgaaagcagaTTGATTATCTTACTTGTTTAATTAAAGTATGCCATTctgaaacatttgcttttactttgaaaaacaatgagcAAACCAGTAATtgaatcagttaaaaaaaacaaaaacaaaaaaacatagggAGTACAAGTCCCTCTTGTGTGGTATTGCTTGAttgttatttactttttttaatgtcaaataaacaacaataattggttaatCAACAATAATCGgggaagaaatgtatttgtaatatatttgaatgcaaaattaaatgtcaaatgtcatttgattaatcgattgaataatctatcctaaaaatattcgatagtgacagccaAACCACAACTATGACATACTGGAGGCGGCAGGCCCTAAGTATTTTCTCACAACTTAAAAGTTTCAACAATAAGTGCTTTAAACgcaatgtaatgtaaaaaaaaaaaaaaaaaaacatgcgcaGCTTCCAGACaattcaaaacaagttttgtctttaaaatgctttaaaagcgtCTTTAgcagtttaacaaaaaaatgtgtttaattctTTGGTAAATAAATCAAAGTATCACACAGATACAGACC
This window harbors:
- the mecp2 gene encoding methyl-CpG-binding protein 2, whose protein sequence is MAAVESEEERIEAAPEGQEERERSHGTTKKARKERRHVGQVAVSQEPLPPSGVESQTSSSEPEAGPSQAPPGSESAGSPRQRRSIIRDRGPLYNDPSLPVGWTRKLKQRKSGRSAGKFDVYLINSEGKAFRSKVELIAYFQKVGDTTTDPNDFDFTVTGRGSPSRREKKPPKTPKLVKPSGRGRGRPKGSGKMRQATEGVAMKRVVEKSPGKLLVKMPYSKVESISETTSTTSKVSSPTLPSRPGRKRKSEQHLPAPLQTTPKKRGRKPALASAAATSATASSLSATTSGMSAAGGYAAAAIMAAEAKRRATKESSIKPVVQETALPIKKRKTRETIEEREKVQTPGPSTTEPPGRMEPPEGEAGPKEPTQTSQVHLASLEESQSQSQRQPSASQESHSHGHKMHKGRKHKEKSGTTESREEEVSEDVEEKGGKGGRSSSSSSSTSPSKSHKRKERSPHKHHHHHHHHHRHHHRHQQSSPLDHPHPAYGPSSQSRPKTELHDSQSTVPKPPPLSHSSPQPCPLLAVQTSYPGQSQAPSQLPITQSSPISHPPLQPRPQKTPPSVQHKSHLAVHDAPPPSLSQVQPPQTRNPHPQAQSPVTLQPQTQSRPLLETHPRPQFQTQTRTHHAAELQIQPRTTAQTHLQHQSRPPVQTQLLSTQTQISPPLQQQLHIQSRPQSRHSLSQFRPPQAQAPLHFQQIQPQLPRPHTPQLSLHVAIRPNLVSAQQSEQPQDLSTTHPTRSVEVGPRTETGLISESRETTGGSNSTARPPSSMRSDPPGRTGTEDGVGLVSGAEGRARLRVDSEAAGEGRELRDIVPPSAVPCPSREETVESRTAVSERVS